The window ACTATCCCGGTATTCTCCTTACAGTGGCTTCTGAATGATATGAAAagttttcataaataaaaagatgaaGATCCTTCAAGAGGGTGAAAATGTATTTGATGCAGAGCAAAGCTTGCTTTGAGAGGCGGAGTTTGAGATAGAATAGGAGAGTGAGGGAGGAGGGTGAGTAACATGAAGAGAAACAAGTAGACCAAAAACTTCTTAATGAAGCCCAGAATTTAGCTAATACACAAAATTCTAATCCtaatatgtaaaataaaaatgagttcGCACCTACATTTCGAATAAAGACAACATTTCATCTTTTATCCATCATCAGCAGTGATTTTAAAGAGATGAAAAACAAGTGCACTCACCAAGACAATAAACGGACATCAGAAGGAGCTGCCACCAAATTCTGATTTTCCATGgcactcaatggaatccaagACACCCAAGAATCTCTGAAACCACAGGAACGGAGAAATGTTCCAAGTGTCTGTCTGATCAAATCAAATCGATCCTTGGAATACTCAACAATATCCATCTTGTTAATAGCAACTATAATTTGATCAACACCAAAACTTCTAATAAGTTGTGCATGCTCCCTTGTCTGTCCCTTGCCAACATCCATACCAGCTTCGAATGCACCAACAGACGCATCTATGAGAAGTATCGCAGCATCAGCTTGTGTTGCCCCAGATATCATGTTAGGAACAAAATCTTTATGGCCAGGTGAGTCAAGCACAACAACATGATATTTTCTGGAATCAAAGTATGCAACAGCCACTGTCATAGTTATTCCTCTTTCCCTCTCTTCGGTACTCTCATCCAATGCCCAAGCATACGCGAAGGACCCCTTTCCCTGATTAAATCATGAACCCAACTTGAACACGAGATTCAAGCTTCAAAAGTACTCAAATAAAAAATCGCAATTAGATTACCTGCAAGTTTGCCTCTTTCTCATATTTGTGCATTTCTTTCTGAGATATCCTTCCCAAAAGGTGAAGCAACCTACCTGAGAGTGTTGATTTTCCAGAATCAACATGACCAACCTACAATAACAAGTGAAACAAAAATTGGCTCCATTTCCTATCAACTGACAGTAGGAGGAGGACAACGAGTAGGATTGTAAGACCATAATCTAGTGGGGCTTACTATTGCAAGATTCAGTTGAGTCAGTGTATCTACAGCTTGGTCAGGAAGCATCCACTTCTCGGGTTTATAGTCCGCTTGTGAACGAGATTCTCCAACACTAACACTATTAGAATATCCAGATCGAGCATCCAAAGTCATGTTTTTCAAGCCACTGGTAACACTCTGTGACTTGCCCCTAATTTCAGAAGTGCTCTCAACCCCACTGTCACGTCTGCTTGTTGGCTGCGAAGCAGATGAACTCTCTGAAAATTTACCATTTTCTTGTATAGTAATCGCACCACTACTTCCATGGTGATAACTAACTGTCCGATTCTCCAACTTATTTTGCTTATCTAATctaccttgttctcttttttGTGCCATTGTAGATGAGCTACCTGACCATTCAGCACTTGATTGTGTGCTAACTACACTACTCTTCTTCGCAACATTTGAGTAAGCTTTTGAAGATTTCAAGTCAATAACACCAGCTGCAAATAAAACATATTAGAGAACCATATCAAACAATTTTATCTCACAAAAAGACTAATAAAAGTATATTTAGAAAACTCACCAATATAGCTTGTTTTCTGAAAAATAGATACTTCTAATCACTTAATGCACTAGGAAGGCATTATATGTCAGTTACCGTAGCAGACTTCTTCTCAGTCCAAAaccaatcaaagaaaaaaacattaagaGTCTGAAGGAAACCCATTGTTGAAGACCcccaaacaaattcaaacaatGAAAAGTTCTGTCCAGGTTTTGGCAAGGACTTTTAGATCACTTATATTGAAAGTCTGGATTACATATATTATGCTATCAAAAATCTCAAATATTAAGATAGCTTTCTTCTAGTCCATAGGTTACTATATAATAATACGGGAACCTTTCTGTGTGGACTGTAAGTTGTGACAAAACAATACCCACAATGGAATTTTAATAATATAAGAAAAGCATACCTTTTGAACCTGTTTTGGAGGACCACAATCCATTAGAAACCACGTCATCTGGGGATGGAACATCAAACTTGAAAGGAGCTGTATCATCAAAGCAAGCAAAGTTAGAACTCAGAACATATATgccacaaatatatataatgacATTCTTTAAGTGGTAAAAGATGGTAGATGCTTGGATTAAAAAGTATCTCTCAACTGTGAAAATGGTGATGTTCTAACTCTACTCTAAATCATCTTTAGGAAAAAGAGTGCAGACCTATATCAATACGGTGTTTGTTATGAACATTAAAAGTGTTATGGAATTCATGAATAGGTCCTTTGAAATCCCCAAGCCTGTGGAAGTTATTGCCCTCTTCTATCATAGAATCATCTTTCTGCTGATGAAATAGTACAGCCTGTTTTGGCTTCTGGTGCGGCAATGATGCAAAAATAGACTTGGCCATTATAGATACTCCAGAATCTTTGCATCTGCCTTCAACTGCATGAAAGAGATTTCTAAAAAGGGCAATGAACTtgacttttattttgttttttaaaaggCATTAAATTGAAATGAAACCTGAGTAACAAAGACTAACATACAAACTGTTCCTTAAAAAAGATGAGATCTACCCAAAGGGCGATGTCATATAATATAAGATTAAGCACGGTATCCTTTCCCAAACCAACAAATACATGCAAAATCttcttatataaaaaaatacaagagGAGGGTTTAGGCAATGGAATGTCCTTGCCACACAGAACTCCCAGGAAATAAAAAGTAAGAAACTCACAGAGTAGCTCACAAAGGTTTAGGATACACTCAATACCTgttttattatctctaatgCTTTTAGACAAAGGGTTGCGAAGAACCCCACAAATGTCACATGCAGACATATTCTCTTCATTATCATACGTGCAAATGGAACAACTCCAGACCTTAGGCCTTTCAGTTTCCCGCTTTGACTCAACTGCTTTGCCTGTTACTGCTATTACACATTCAGCAGCAGATACAACAGTTAAGATGTATATATGTAATGGCTGTAATTAGTAGATGAACAAGGTAAAGAGATAAATAAGGAATTTTTTGACAAAGACTTGGCATTGACAAACTTAGCATTTTTCAGATTGCAAGGTAGTATGTCATTATGTGAAATCTCAAATACTGGACAAACAAACATTTTCTACTTCTAGATTGCAAAAGTATATTCCAAGATGAAAGTGAATTAAATCTTTGCATTTTTGAAGAGTGAACCAACAAAATAGATCCATCAAACCAAATATACACTACCAAAAATGGAAGGAAGCAAACTAAGAATTACTTCAAAGCTGTAAACGACCATGCAGATTCAAGGACAACTTTGGGTGAAGAATGAAAATAAATTCAAGTAAAACGATCACTAACCATTCTTTTCTATTCCAgactcatcatcatcatcatcataatcATAATCATAATCTTCGTAAGCATCGTACTCATCATCATAATCAATTCCGTAGTTTACTTTATGAGGCATGGTCCTATGGAAAGAACTGGCTCAATTAGATacaaatatacatacatataaaaagtcagtaaccacaaaacaaaatgagcaACATACCCAGTGCATACACCGCCGCAGCCCTTAAGACGGGTTGATTTACTAAGCGTGACTTAATCAAAACCAGAACAATGCTTATTCAATGCCGAAAACTATCGTAAGAGTTTGAATTCCAGCTGCGCAATGAATTGCTCTATCTCTCTGCCACATGAATGAAGCTGCACCCAATCACACGAAAACCCGAAAACAATCAGTTGCCTATTACAAAATTGAAATGCTCTGCTTtctaaaaagaagaagatctgaaaaatcaaaacttgaagcaactgggagaaaatagaaaagcaaattcaaatcaacagctttctcagcaaccaaacaagttTAGAACAGCTTGTTAATTACGCATTTATGCCGAATGAGAAATTTGGGGGAAAATTCAGTAAAATTCGATGAAAAGTAAAATCCGATGAAGAAATTCCAAGAGACGCAGTGGCGCACATTgaaattggatgaattggaaTGCTTGAAGAGGAGAATTAGGGTTTACCTGGTGCAGCAGGAGTAGTGAGGAGCAAAGGGAGAAGATGgtactttttccttttcttcttcttcttcttgttccctttcttcttcttcttgttcgtTTCCTGTGGGGTTAATACTGGGACTGGATATTATGGAGGAAACTGAAGGAAAGAGGTTTCCCGAACACCTTCTAGGCTCCTACTACTAAAATTTTcgaccaaaaataaataaaaatctttccaataaaataaaaaaccttttttcttttcttttggttggATGAATTGAGAAAACCGGAATTTTGgggaaaagaaattgaaattggatatAATACCTACATGTATTCAATGTAACTAGCATATGTCCACATATTTTGCTTTaaattcaaactcatttaaCGGTAATAAATAAGATGGTGAATATTATTGCCACtttggtgagcaaaaatgcactcttGTGTATgtgcctaattttttttcttcttatttttaaaatgagaaggaaagagagggagagaaagaaaaaacttgGAAATTATGGCGTTCACTTCATAATATAATTCAATGATCCgaactttttatcttttatgcCTTCTCTCAAAGGTCAtgtctataaaaaatcatccaaatctgAAATCATATGACTGTTAGATTAAGAGTTTATGGTTTCTTTGTAAAAACATATTCGtcaattttcttcactacaaatgaatctcttaatgattttggatttgtctaatttttttcaaGGATGATATGAATGATGTTATAACTTATAACCCAAAAAAAAGGTCCAAGTAATAAATAGCACCCACAAGATTACCTTGACCTTCAACGACTCTATAAGTATCTCTCTCATTGGTTCTAGAATTAAACAAGAATTAATTACAAATATTTGGTAATAATATCACTACTACTTCAATTTGCCCCAAAAGGGATAATATTTTGTGATTTGCCCCAAAAACTGCAATTGGTTTGCAGATACTTTTTGCTATATACCATATGACCCTTCGTATACATATACAGTGAAGGTTTATCATTTACAACATTTGCAAGGCAATTTACAACTTTGAGGTAGCAGGTTCTCATCCGATAAGAGTGTAAACATTCTGTGTCGTATAATACTCGTAAGTTGGATTACGTTTTTGAAGCTCAACTCCAAAACTTGGTCTATCTATCAGATAACACCGAATCACTCCACGAAAGCATCAGATCTCGTATAACGGTTGGGAAATCTGCAAGTCCGAGCACAGGATTTTGAGATATAAACACAAAAGTTCGGAAAATAAATAACCGGTTTCCTTGCGTCACGTTATAAACAATCTGGCAAGTAATGCTACTTGTAGGTTTGTACCACATTGCTTACCGCATCTCTCGCAAAAATGGAACCCATTGATATAAGTGAATCTACTTGGGATTCGGCTTTTGTAAAACATACGGTTGCAAATACTCTAATTCGTAGACTAAAACTTGAGTTTACAAAGGGCAAGATGAAGTTTTTTACCTCGTGCTACTTCCATAGCGACTGACGGTATGTCTATCTGATCTTCAACGAGTCTATACACATCCACAAGCTAGAGAGAAGACACATTGACAACATATCTTATCAAAACTCAATTCTTGGGTcgttatcttttattttttatgaaaataatagtTTTGTCAGATTTTCGTACCTCTTCAATGTGAAGCCTTGAATCTTCCGTCAAAGCAAGAATAAGCTTTCTACGAATTCCTTCATCAAAAATGAAAAGGCGAGCTCCATCTTTGATGGTGTCAGTGAGGTCCAGTTTCCTACTAACTTGCAATTCTCTTGACCGTTGCCTGCAAAAAACAGCCCAAGAAAATATAGGGTTTTAAACTCCTAAGCAGAAGAACAAACAAATAGGCAAGCATGCCCATGAGCAGATACTGACGTGTCTACAGCTTGAAATGCAGGATTGCTGTTCATCTTGGTTACGTTTTCTTTGGCCAGAACAATAAGGTTTTCTAGCCGCTTCCATTGGAAAACACCATCTTTAAAAAGTACCTAAAACCAGAAGCAGATTATTGTCAAAGGATCTCTATTTCAGCAAAAATAGCTTTAAACTAGTTAATCAGAAAATTCCTCTAAATCAATATAGCTGTTCCTGTGGGCAATACTGCATGTTTCATTCGCagcaactttttatttttcttcattttttcaaCTGCAGAGCAAGTTAAGGAGTACAAAGGGTTCTTGAATGTATTTGGATTGGATGTGATTTAAATTCAAGTTATTCAACTAACAGGCTTCCAAGTACATCACATACATAATAGCTAGCTTTAAACACACCTGTATGAGGCGTTCACGGAGAGCTGGGTTTGGATCTGTCAGGAGGCGCTTTGCCACATATGGATAGGCAACCTGTTTGACTGAATAATGTCAATAATAGTATGGGGAAGGAAAGCATGTACAACACAGATGGCTATCATCGCAATAACAAAATTTGCATATGAGATATGAGGTTTCTAAATGTAAAACATGGCAGGCACTCTGTCGTAGCATATAAATAGCATATAAATAACTCAAAGTaatgtttaaataaaaaattcaacaacATATACCACTGGGTTGAATCCATTACAGAAAACTTTTACATGCCGAATAACATCAATTAAAAGATATGATACCCACAAAAAGTACCAAAAAAGATCTGCCCTTACCTCAAGAAACTTGAAGTCTGGCTGCAAAGTAAAACAGATGCCCTCTTGAGTCAATAAAGAACGGATGACAAGGGAAAACCTCTCCGGGATACGGATGGGATAGTTGTAGACTAATTGGTTAAACTTCCCTGCAGCAGAGCCAGCAAAAAGCATAGTGCATGTCAAAAACTACACtagaaaagataaataaaaggaACTAACAAAACACAATTATTCATTTCCCTCAAAGCATCAGAAAACCCTGCAGGCAACTAAATCGTAATAGAAAACATATCAGCAGTCTGCATACGCACAcgcacatgcacacacatgcacaaTGAATTTGAATGTAATGTTCTATTATAAGAATGAGGTAACTCCCAACATTACCAGGTACCCCgacataaaatttataaatttgacaAGTAAGCTAGAGCGAAGGCATCATACAATTTCCAGTTAAAATCTTAATATTAGAGAACTAAAATCAACCTTGCCTAACTCTCGCTTTCAGTAGACACACTTACTGTTAGCTGACAACAGTGAGGTGTTCTATAGGATACTCTTGTCAATTTTTTGACAGTGAAAATATTATAACAGCAATAATACTTTGTATTCTTTTATTACAAAACATAGTAAGAGGTAGCTCTCTGTAAATCTATAAACCCTTAATCGTGGTGAAGCCGGACTGATGTAGTATAATGCCAAGGAACTTTACAAATTATGCTAAATGTCATCTTTATACAGTTATAATTCTTACATCCCCGAGCAAATGTGCTTCAAATATTATGAGTGTCCCAAATGAACATCTAATGATTCTAAACCACAATGTATATTATATAATGTAGACAAGGGAGATGCATTCCCAAGTTCCAAGAGTTCTAAAACAACGTAGATTTTCCatggaaagaaaacaaaaaacggAAGTAAAAGTAAAGACTTTAGGACATGAAATTACCGGTAACGCTTCGAAAATTAAAGTCAGACAGTCCTTTTCCAACAGAGTTCTGCCATATCGATTCTAAAGCTGGAACAATAGGAGAGACATCGGTCCCAGGAGCCAAGAAGCCAAGTCTGGTGAAATCATTTGCCATCTCAACATAGTCCTCGTTTACAGCATGGACAACAGCGTCAAtcaaaatttgtttattttgctgaaaaaaattaaaatatagatCAACATGTAGGACatgtaaattaaaataaactaacGTTACTAAcccataataaaaaaatagcaAATATAAAACATTCTATTTTCATAAAGACAATAGAAATGCAATAGTTTTGGTGGCTGGGCTGTCATGGTCCATGTATGCATAGTTAAAATGTTATGTTAACCCTCGTGGCCATAAGGAGAATTgaagatttcaaattttaaaagagtaTATTACAAGACTCTGAACTAAGGGAAAGTGATACATCTTTGCATCTTGGCCGTGGATGCGATGGAAAGAGATACCCTTTTACATTGATTTCTCTCATTGACCTCAATAATCAACAAAGTGTCAGATGCCGATGTactaaagataaaaaaaaaaaaaggggcttTACTACTCTCTCATTCATTAATTACTGAATACCATGGAAGTGCATATTTCACCTGACTAAGCACAGCAACATTCCCAAAGTCCACATATGCAATACGCCCATCACGCATGGCAAAAACATTTCCAGGATGTGGATCCCCATGGAACAACCCAAATTCCAGTAATTGCCGCAATGCAGCACTGACTCCAACCGTTAAGAACCCATTCACATCAATACCAGCTTCTTTAACAGCCTGAAATGCAGGGCAGGTTATTATTGATATAGATATGATATCTCATTGCTCTAAAATACCGTCTTTTATCTTGACAATCATACCCGTGGGTTAGTGCACCGAATGCCATCAATCCACTCCATCACTAGAACACGTGAACTACAAAGCTCTTTGTAAACTAGAGGAATTTTGACAGTAGGATCACCTTCAAAGTTCAGAAGAAAATCTTCAATATTACGGGCTTCCTGTTTAGAGGAAAGAGGGTTGGAGTACTAATTAGAAAGGTCGAAAGAAAAAAAGCGGTTTAAATTGCATTGAAATGACAATGTTAATGAGGCCATAGGCATAATATAATGGCGCCAAAGTCTAATTTTTGTCCTCCTATAGCACAGGTCTGAAAGGTACCAAAGTGTAATCAAGCTCCTCCAAAAGCTTCTCACCAAATTCATCAACAATCAGCTCAGCATTGCACCCCAGTTTCTGCAGACTGATGCCATTTAAGAATGAAGCAAGAGTTCGGAACAGAAAAAGATCCCGATATATTATAGGTTCTATCTGCGGCCTTTGAACCTGTAAgtgaaaaaaacataaattagatttttttttttcaacatttttgCCGCAGTAATGTTTTCAGCATTGTCACAACACATTAACTGTAGAGCTGTTAATGACCTAAGAAAAGGCCCCTTGGTAAACCTTAATAGCAACTTCCTTGCCAGAGTCACGTAACGTAGCTCGGTATACTTGACCTAAACTAGCAGCTGCTATCGTCTGAGAAGAAATTTTACTGAAAACAGCTTCAAGGGGTCgccccatttcttcttctattatgTTGAAGGCAACCTGAAGCAATGCATGCCATATGCTAGAATAAGTTAAGCAAACCCCACACAGTAGAAGTGTCTCATCACAAATGCAAGCAACTGGAACCAATAACTTTTTGGTAAATTGAGATTTTACCTGATTGGGGAAGGGAGGAACGTCATCTTGAAGAATGCACAGTTCGTTCATATAATCTTCTCTGATAATATCAGGTCTGTTTGCAAGAACCTTTCAATACATGGGTGAAATCAGGCATGTGTTTAATTGCAcaagaatttgaatttaaagatCTGTTCATCAAGAATTATTACCTAAATATTAGAATTAACCTAAAAATCGTAATCCCAAATGCATAAAATCGACCACAATGAATTCTAGTCTTTCAATCTTTTTAATATATGTAGCGTTACATCTAAATTTTTAGATCTCAACATAGTACATCTTCATTGCATAATCCATCTTATTCTTATTAAAACTTGATAGTAAACCTACAgttgatgcattattttctGTTATTTTGCTTTGCTATGACAAAGTTCAGTTTTGCAGTTAATCCAATGAAAGTAAACTGACATATTTAAGCAAAGACAGAAGGATATAACTCATATGAGTGAGGTTCAAACCTGGCCGGCTTTAATGAAAGAAGGCCCCAAATCACATAGGAGGTTTCTAAGCTGCCGAGCACGATCTGAAACAACTTCTTCGTCCCTTCCTACGAAGTAGTCATACGCCAAGGTAGACCAGTACAATCCCAAACTCCACACAATCTCCACACCCCTCGAAAGTAACGACACAATTGCTCCTCTGGATTTCAACACCGTATTTCTCACCTAATTATAAATAACATCAAGAAATTCATGCCAAATTGAGTACAGGTGCCTAACAAATTCACACATCCAATTTTTAACTAGAGGATCATCCGAAATCAAACTCGAATTCAGTTCAGAAACCTAACGGATAAATTGAATTCCAACCCGGCTTGATCATTTGCATATTATCACAAGATTAACATAAAACTTCACTAAAATTTacaagaaattaataaaatatgagaGATAAGTTCACTGAGCTAGAGTTCAGTTTCATACAGTTTCTGGACTGTACTTGCGAAACGGCACGCAAACGCCGCGTTCGAAGTCGAGCTGCTCCATGGCGGCGCTAGGTTTGGTCAATTGCCCTTCGCCCGCAGACGCCGCCAAGCTCCTCCGCGTTTCGATTGCGGCATTAGAAACTCGGAATCGCAACGGTTTCTTGCCTCCTCGCATTCGGAGCCTGTAATCAAACGACGCCGGAGCCTTGGACGGCGCATTTCTACGGCTCGGCACAGTGTAAGCTCGCGAGCTCAGATGCTGATTGGCAGGGAACGGAGCTGCGGTTACGCAATTTACGCAGAGCAAATTCATGGATTCTACTCTGGGAGTGGAGGCTGAGAGATTCAGAGAGTGAAATGGGAATGGGATGAACTTCGATGGTTAtggggaggaggaagaagagagcgAGTAATAACGAATTCAAAAATTAGTTGGAAAACTGAAAAGATATTAACATATTTATCTTTTGTGTGATGGATGGGAATCCACATACAATTTTGTACAGGAAATGTTATGGATTAAGTGCAAACGTGTGGGAAAGTGGCTCTCTGAAAGTGATAGGCAACTCTGCAAATCCTCTCTTCTTCCATCGGTTATGAACTTGTggtcatttttctttcttcccttttaTAATTATCTTATATATTTTCAGTAATTACACCATAAGGGGAATTATCTTAGCACTTTAATGGAAAATACTTTTTTACTATAGCTGcagaaaataattatatttgtgcattttttatacaattttcaTTGATTCTCTTCTCCAACAACTAACTATCTAACCCACTAACATTTTCGCTTTGTTAGAAAATATATACAATGTGTATTATCCGTTTATCAGGTTTGTCTCGCTCTAATGAGTTGATGTGTTCACTTTGTTGAATAGGCGCGATTCGTTCTTAGCTTCATGTGAACTCTGATTGTAAGTATGTTACGTCAATCATCTTTATGACATGTTTCTTGGTTTTTCTGATAAATAAGACGATTGCTTATCAAAATTATGTGGATTAATTAGAGACTAACGACTTCACGCAACTATGGGCATGGAATCATGTTTTCGAACTCTGAGTGAGTGACATGTCTAAGTAAGGACATTTCTCCATGTGAAACTCAAATTTCTAATTCATATACCATTTCTTCTAAATCTAAATGACAAACAACAAATTACATGAAAGACTTGAAAGTTGAAGAAATGAGATGTTTATTAGGATTTCCTACCACTTACCATGACCAATCTGAATAACAGATATCCGCATGAATTTGTTTCTCCATTTCACATGACATAGGGTTACATTttattagcatttttttttagattgactgatttttttttgtataaatttacacttatggatgatttttttactttttgacaaacaatagcGTTGATAATTATCTTAAAAATCGATTATATGGCTTTGGAGAaaattttatacattttttgCTAGGGTAGAATATAAACAATTGATGAGTGTATAATGACATACTATATGTAAATAATCAATTTTTTCAGTGTTACCTATCATTGAATAAAGACAGATTCGATTTGGCCCGTGAAAGCTGGGTCTTTTTTCCCAtacgaagaagatgaagatttagcgggaaaataaaaaagttaaacaAGATTGGCGGGAAGAATACTTGCCTTCCTAAAGTTCTCATATAAAAGCATCAGTTCATCTCATACCGCCCACTTCCACTTCCTCTCTCTTTCATTTCCCTGATCGGTTTCTCTCTCCAAAGGTTTCAAAGATGTTCTCAGGCTCCCAATTCGATGCCACGAACGCCTTCTCCGGCGGCGGTTTCATGGCTTCTCAGTCCACTCAATTCGGCGATTCCACTCCCTCTCCGGCCAAGGTAACGCTTCCCTTCAGTAACtgtgaaaaaatgaaaaaataagaatatatatttaattaatttgatgttTGTAGGTTATTTTGCTTGATTTTTGTTAAAATCCGATTTAGGGTTTCGGCAAGGTAGGTGTTTGCTCACTTTCCTCTCAATTGTCGCCCgttgatttttgttgtttgattGATTTTGGAAGTATTTTTGTTGTATTTGTTGTTTCAGAGACGCGAAACTCACGGATTGGTTCCGGTTACGGTGAAGCAGATCAGCGAAGCCCATCAGTCCGGTGATGAAAAATCGAACTTTGTGATCAGCGGTGCAGATGTTGCTAACGTATGTACGCACCTTTTTTAGTTTTATCAggattttattgtttgttgctcATAGCAATCAATTGAATGGAAAAGGAGAGATTTTCGGAATGTTTCAGTTAATATGATATTTGGTTGGTTTAGGTGTCGGTGGTTGGGATGGTTTTTGACAAAGCCGAAAGGAACACTGATGTTGATTTCACTGTGGATGACGGAACAGGGCGAATCAAGTGCCGAAGATGGTAATTTTTGCGTTGCCCTGTTTGATTGAGTTTATATTATCACATTGTTAGCTGTTTTGAAGAGATTATTGCGTTTTGGCGTTCAATGCAATGCACAATCTGGCAACTTAAGCTAAAAATGAATATATAGATAG of the Pyrus communis chromosome 1, drPyrComm1.1, whole genome shotgun sequence genome contains:
- the LOC137714678 gene encoding protein ACTIVITY OF BC1 COMPLEX KINASE 1, chloroplastic-like — encoded protein: MNLLCVNCVTAAPFPANQHLSSRAYTVPSRRNAPSKAPASFDYRLRMRGGKKPLRFRVSNAAIETRRSLAASAGEGQLTKPSAAMEQLDFERGVCVPFRKYSPETVRNTVLKSRGAIVSLLSRGVEIVWSLGLYWSTLAYDYFVGRDEEVVSDRARQLRNLLCDLGPSFIKAGQVLANRPDIIREDYMNELCILQDDVPPFPNQVAFNIIEEEMGRPLEAVFSKISSQTIAAASLGQVYRATLRDSGKEVAIKVQRPQIEPIIYRDLFLFRTLASFLNGISLQKLGCNAELIVDEFGEKLLEELDYTLEARNIEDFLLNFEGDPTVKIPLVYKELCSSRVLVMEWIDGIRCTNPRAVKEAGIDVNGFLTVGVSAALRQLLEFGLFHGDPHPGNVFAMRDGRIAYVDFGNVAVLSQQNKQILIDAVVHAVNEDYVEMANDFTRLGFLAPGTDVSPIVPALESIWQNSVGKGLSDFNFRSVTGKFNQLVYNYPIRIPERFSLVIRSLLTQEGICFTLQPDFKFLEVAYPYVAKRLLTDPNPALRERLIQVLFKDGVFQWKRLENLIVLAKENVTKMNSNPAFQAVDTQRSRELQVSRKLDLTDTIKDGARLFIFDEGIRRKLILALTEDSRLHIEELVDVYRLVEDQIDIPSVAMEVARDFPTVIRDLMLSWSDSVLSDR